The following proteins come from a genomic window of Tenebrio molitor chromosome 9, icTenMoli1.1, whole genome shotgun sequence:
- the LOC138138474 gene encoding SUZ RNA-binding domain-containing has translation MASKQQEVEVIESWEEIEETDVLEKKFKSIIPPSKSLETKSNGISTKPIKIVLTGDDALRSQYVPPEPTVKILKRPSKELHNTTDSKVIQPKKTLQQRKQEYAEARLRILGETEKTEEEKISIVSSKARSTDLDNVIRLPRGPDGTKGFNIRR, from the exons ATGGCTTCCAAGCAACAAGAAGTAGAAGTAATAGAAAGTTGGGAAGAAATCGAGGAGACTGAT GTTTTAGAAAAGAAGTTTAAGTCAATTATACCGCCGAGCAAGTCTCTGGAGACCAAAAG CAATGGCATTAGTACAAAGCCAATTAAAATAGTATTAACCGGAGATGATGCCTTAAGATCTCAGTATGTGCCTCCAGAACCCACTGTAAAAATACTTAAACGCCCTTCAAAGGAACTGCATAACACCACTGATTCAAAAGTAATTCAACCTAAGAAAACACTTCAACAAAGGAAACAAGAGTATGCTGAAGCACGACTCAGAATTTTAGGAGAGACAGAAAAAACTGAAGAAGAAAA aaTTAGTATAGTATCAAGTAAAGCTCGTTCTACAGATTTAGACAATGTGATACGGTTGCCAAGAGGACCAGATGGGACAAAAGGTTTTAACATACGTAGATAG